The segment TTCCGCTATGCCCAGAATAATCCCTCTGTTATCATTACCCCACATATCGGCGGCGCTACCCATGAGTCCATGGCCGATACAGAAATGTTCATGGCCGAAAAGCTGATTCACTGGTGCGCCGCGCATGGAGACGGCACATGACCGCTCACCTGAAAGGCCTTATCCCCAACACGGTCACCCCAATGAACGAACAAGGGCGACCTGACGCCACGGGCATTCGGAATTTGACGGAGTTTCTCATCAACTCCGGCGTCGGTGGGCTGTGGGTTCTCGGTTCGGCCGGCGAAGATGTGCACGTTGGCCTTAACGACCGGATCCAAGTCGTCAAGGAAACAGTGCGCGCTGCCGCCGGCCGGGTGCCCGTCATCGCCGGCATCGGCCCATCCTGTCTCACCGACGCATTGTGGTATGCCGAGGCGTTGGGCCAGGACCAACCTGACGCCTACCACAGCCTGCCGTACGACCTTAAAATGGATGACGCGACCCTCGTCAGACACATGACGCGACTTGCCGAAGGATTGCCCCGTCCCTTGTGGCTTTACCACAACCCAAAACGCGGCAAGGCAATCTCCATACCTGTGGCGCGCGAGCTCCGCGAGCATCCGAAAATCGCCGGCCTGAAAATGGGCGGGTACAACCTGAGCGAACTCTGGAGCGTGATGGGTCTTGCCCGTGACGATTTCCAGGTCTCCGGCGCAGGCGGGGGCCAGATGTTCCCGCTGCTGGCCATGGGCGCAACGATCCACATGACCAGTGACGCGAATTGCTATCCCGAGATTTTCCTTGAGCTCTGGAGGCTCTTCGACTCCGGCGACCTCGACGCGGCTCGCGCAATGCAACGCCGGATCAACGCGCTATCGGCCGCCATACCCCGTACCGGCAACGGCGAGTACGCCGCCGAGGAAAAGTACATCCTGTCCAGGCGAGGCGTCATCCAGCCTCACGTGAACCCAAGCTACCGCACCCTGAACTCCACGGAACAAAGCGTCCTGGACAAGGTGCTCAAGGATTTCGGTTTCCCATGGGCGTAACGGCCTTCATCCCAGCGAAAATGACCTCCCGCAGGCTGCCGAAGAAAAACATGTGCGACCTGTGCGGGCAGCCCCTGCTGTACTACTCCGTGAAACTCGCTCAGCTGTGCGGGGCGGTTGATCGCGTGGTGGTGTGCTCCGAGTCCGAAGAAGTCTGCCG is part of the Oceanidesulfovibrio indonesiensis genome and harbors:
- a CDS encoding dihydrodipicolinate synthase family protein, coding for MTAHLKGLIPNTVTPMNEQGRPDATGIRNLTEFLINSGVGGLWVLGSAGEDVHVGLNDRIQVVKETVRAAAGRVPVIAGIGPSCLTDALWYAEALGQDQPDAYHSLPYDLKMDDATLVRHMTRLAEGLPRPLWLYHNPKRGKAISIPVARELREHPKIAGLKMGGYNLSELWSVMGLARDDFQVSGAGGGQMFPLLAMGATIHMTSDANCYPEIFLELWRLFDSGDLDAARAMQRRINALSAAIPRTGNGEYAAEEKYILSRRGVIQPHVNPSYRTLNSTEQSVLDKVLKDFGFPWA